From a single Syngnathus scovelli strain Florida chromosome 2, RoL_Ssco_1.2, whole genome shotgun sequence genomic region:
- the clic5a gene encoding chloride intracellular channel protein 5a isoform X1 — translation MDPSEEHIYEHPEIYQNQTPAAIYESPYDEPSSQAPEYQNTGWAFGRVPDPPLFPAPAAPNKESCKNSSSSSSSHSDNEEKEENKCCTEEKMEIVESIKESHFESVSPKMEVDSRNLERIVSSSTSSTISEQETPKSNQESEKDKPKVTLFAKAGSDGESIGNCPFSQRLFMILWLKGVVFNVTTVDLKRTPADLHNLAPGTHPPFLTFQGEVLTDVNKIEEYLEEMLAPPKYPKLAAKNHQSNTAGNDVFAKFSAYIKNTSPNKNKALEQNLNKALVKLDEYLMNPLPNEVHLVDGESTRKYLDGDELTLADCNLLPKLHVVKVVAKKYRNYDIPSQYRGVWRYLGNAYSRDEFTNTCAADVEIELAYKDVAKTLGK, via the exons ATGGATCCTTCAGAGGAACACATTTATGAGCACCCAGAGATCTACCAAAACCAGACACCAGCTGCTATATACGAGTCGCCTTACGATGAGCCCTCAAGTCAAGCACCAGAGTATCAAAATACTGGATGGGCTTTTGGAAGAGTACCAGATCCCCCATTGTTTCCAGCACCCGCTGCACCAAACAAGGAATCCTGCAAAAattcttcttcatcttcctcttcaCATTCTGACAATGAAGAGAAGGAAGAGAACAAGTGCTGTACGGAGGAAAAGATGGAAATTGTAGAGAGTATCAAAGAGTCACATTTTGAGAGTGTGTCTCCAAAGATGGAGGTGGACAGTAGGAACTTGGAACGCATAGTTTCATCATCAACATCTTCAACCATATCTGAGCAAGAGACACCCAAGTCGAACCAAGAGTCTGAGAAGGACAAGCCTAAAGTCACTTTGTTTGCTAAG gctGGCAGTGATGGGGAGAGCATTGGAAATTGTCCATTCTCACAGCGTCTTTTCATGATCCTTTGGCTGAAAGGCGTGGTCTTCAATGTCACCACAGTTGACCTCAAAAG gaCACCAGCTGACCTTCACAACCTGGCCCCAGGGACACACCCACCCTTCCTCACATTCCAGGGGGAGGTGCTAACTGATGTCAATAAAATAGAGGAGTACTTGGAGGAAATGCTGGCTCCACCCAA GTATCCCAAACTTGCAGCGAAGAACCACCAGTCCAACACAGCGGGAAACGATGTGTTCGCCAAGTTCTCAGCTTACATTAAAAACACAAGTCCCAATAAGAATAAGG CATTAGAGCAGAATCTTAACAAGGCTCTAGTAAAACTGGATGAGTATTTGATGAACCCGCTACCCAATGAGGTTCATCTTGTCGATGGAGAATCTACACGCAAATACCTGGATGGTGATGAGCTGACGCTGGCTGACTGCAACCTCCTTCCCAAACTTCATGTTGTCAAG GTGGTGGCGAAGAAGTACCGCAATTATGACATCCCTTCCCAGTATAGAGGTGTGTGGCGTTACCTTGGCAACGCCTACAGCAGAGATGAATTCACCAACACGTGTGCAGCTGATGTGGAAATTGAGCTAGCCTACAAGGATGTTGCTAAAACACTCGGGAAATGA
- the clic5a gene encoding chloride intracellular channel protein 5a isoform X2: MTDIAAEEDKDPDIELFVKAGSDGESIGNCPFSQRLFMILWLKGVVFNVTTVDLKRTPADLHNLAPGTHPPFLTFQGEVLTDVNKIEEYLEEMLAPPKYPKLAAKNHQSNTAGNDVFAKFSAYIKNTSPNKNKALEQNLNKALVKLDEYLMNPLPNEVHLVDGESTRKYLDGDELTLADCNLLPKLHVVKVVAKKYRNYDIPSQYRGVWRYLGNAYSRDEFTNTCAADVEIELAYKDVAKTLGK; the protein is encoded by the exons ATGACCGATATTGCAGCGGAGGAAGATAAGGACCCAGACATCGAATTGTTCGTCAAG gctGGCAGTGATGGGGAGAGCATTGGAAATTGTCCATTCTCACAGCGTCTTTTCATGATCCTTTGGCTGAAAGGCGTGGTCTTCAATGTCACCACAGTTGACCTCAAAAG gaCACCAGCTGACCTTCACAACCTGGCCCCAGGGACACACCCACCCTTCCTCACATTCCAGGGGGAGGTGCTAACTGATGTCAATAAAATAGAGGAGTACTTGGAGGAAATGCTGGCTCCACCCAA GTATCCCAAACTTGCAGCGAAGAACCACCAGTCCAACACAGCGGGAAACGATGTGTTCGCCAAGTTCTCAGCTTACATTAAAAACACAAGTCCCAATAAGAATAAGG CATTAGAGCAGAATCTTAACAAGGCTCTAGTAAAACTGGATGAGTATTTGATGAACCCGCTACCCAATGAGGTTCATCTTGTCGATGGAGAATCTACACGCAAATACCTGGATGGTGATGAGCTGACGCTGGCTGACTGCAACCTCCTTCCCAAACTTCATGTTGTCAAG GTGGTGGCGAAGAAGTACCGCAATTATGACATCCCTTCCCAGTATAGAGGTGTGTGGCGTTACCTTGGCAACGCCTACAGCAGAGATGAATTCACCAACACGTGTGCAGCTGATGTGGAAATTGAGCTAGCCTACAAGGATGTTGCTAAAACACTCGGGAAATGA